Part of the Ruegeria sp. AD91A genome, AGAGTGTCGATGATGAAGTCCACCGCGTGACCCTCGGCCAAAGGCATCTGCGGATCAGGCAGGTCCGGGCCATCCAGTCCTGTCTTGCCATGCACATGCTCGGCCGTGACCAGGGGGCGGTTCAACGGTCTGTCGCAGCCTGCATAGACCGGCACATCGGTCCGGCCCGCCAGTTCGCACACGATTCGAGCGTTCTTGGCTGTCAGTTCCAAGGGCACGTTGCCCGCAACTGCTGTAATGCCCAGAATCTCGATCTCTTCCGGGCTGGCCAGCGCCAGCAGGATGGCGACGGCATCATCCTGTCCGGGATCGGTGTCGATGATGATCTTGCGAGGGGGCATGGGCGTCTCCGGGGGTCGTGAAGGTGGGACACTCGCAAGTGTCGGTTGGCTTGTCTACCCGTTTCTGGGGGCTGCCATGGCGTCCACCGGCGGGAGTTTGCCGTTGGCACGATGCTCTTCGATTTTGACCTCGTCCCAGAGCGCGTCCATCTCGGCCAGATCGCTTTGCGATGGGGTCTTGCCCCGTTTGGCCAGCCGGGCCTCGACTTTTTCAAAGCGACGGGTGAACTTGACATTGGTGCGACGCAGGGCGGCTTCGGGTTCGATGCCCAGATGGCGACCCAGATTGACCATGACAAAGAGCAGATCACCGAATTCATCCTCAAGCGCGTCGGCATCCATCTTGTCACGCGCTTCTTCCAGTTCGGCGGCTTCTTCGGTGATCTTGGCCAGCACATGGCTTGCATCGGGCCAGTCGAACCCCACGCGCGCGCCACGTTTTTGCAGCTTATGGGCACGCAGCAGGGCAGGCAGGTTGGCGGCTACACCGTCCAGCGCGCCTTTCTGTTCTTTGCCAGAACGTTCAGCCGCCTTGATCGTTTCCCAATCCAAGGTTTGCTGATCGGCGGTCTTGTCGCGGGATTCGTCGCCAAAGACATGCGGGTGGCGGTTGACCATCTTGTCCGACATGGTGCGCACCACGTCCTGAAAGGTGAAATGCCCAGCCTCTTCAGCCATTTGTGCGTGAAAGACCGACTGGAACAGCAGGTCGCCCAGCTCTCCCTTCAACTCGTCCCAAGCCTCGCGCTCGATGGCGTCGGCGACCTCATAGGCCTCTTCGATCGTATAGGGCGCGATGGTGGCGAAATCCTGTTCGATATCCCAGGGGCAGCCGGTTTGGGGATCACGCAATCGGCGCATGATTTCCAGCAGACGCTCGATACCAGCGTCACTGTCATGGATCAGAGGATTTTCGGCCATTGCGAACCCTTTCATTCCGGTGTCAGATGCATCCATCCCGCAGTCCCGATCAGGAGTCCACCCCAGATGCCCGTCGTCAACCGAATTGCCGATTTCACTGCCGATATGACCAGATGGCGCCAATATCTGCATACGATACCCGAATTGGAATTCGAGTGCTTTGAGACTGCCGCGTTTGTGGCCGAGCGTCTACGTGAGTTCGGGGTCGATGAATTGCATGAAGGGATCGCAAAGACCGGAATGGTCGCGATCATCAACGGGCAGGGTGATGGGCCAACGATCGGACTGCGCGCCGACATGGATGCGTTGCCGATTACCGAGGAAACAGGCGTCGAATATGCATCAAAGAACCCCGGCAAGATGCACGCCTGCGGACATGACGGGCATACCACAATGCTATTGGGCGCGGCGCGGTATCTGGCCGAGACACGCAATTTCAGTGGCCGTGTCGCGTTGATCTTTCAGCCTGCCGAGGAAGAAGGCGGTGGCGCGGGCGTGATGGTCGAAGAAGGCATCATGGAACGGTTTGACATTTCTCAGGTCTATGGAATCCACAATGACCCGGGGAACCCGGAAGGTGCCTTCTATACCACGCCGGGGCCGATCATGGCGGCGGTGGATACGTTCGAGATTCATATCCAAGGCGTCGGCGGCCATGGCGCCATGCCGCATCAGACCTGCGACCCGGTCATGGCGGCCTGCGGCATTGCACAAGCGATCCAGACCATTGTCAGCCGCAATCACCATGCGGTGGAAGATCTGGTTGTTTCGGTCACTCAGATCCATGCAGGAACGGTTAACAACGTGATCCCTGATACTGCCTATTTGAACGGAACCGTGCGGACCTTTGATCCATCTGTACAGAAGATGGTGATGGAGCGGATGAAGCAAATCGTGCAGGGGCAGGCGGCTTCATACGGTGTCGAGGCACGGCTGGAGTATCAGGAGGGATACCCGGCCACGATCAACGATGCTGAAAAGGCAGCCTTTGCCGCAGACGTCGCGCGCGAAGTGTCGGGGCCTGAGCGGGTGGTCGACACAATGGGGCGCGAAATGGGGGCCGAGGATTTTTCGTACATGCTGCAGTCGCGACCAGGGGCCTATCTGTTCCTGGGTCAGGGTGAAGGTGCCGGGCTGCATCACCCGAAATACAACTTCAACGATGATATCGCGCCGGTAGGTGCTTCGTTCTTCGCGCGGATCGTGGAAAAAGCGCAGCCCTTGGGCTGATGAGGTAATGAAATGGCACTGGAAGACGCAAAAAATCAGGTGGATGAGGCATTCACCAACCCGGACCTCAAAGGGCTGTCTTACGAAAACACCTTTGGCGGGGCGACCTCGTTTCTGCGGCGGCTGTATACCAAGGATCTGACCAGCGCGGACATCGCCGTGACCGGCGTGCCGTTCGATCAGGCGGTGACCAACCGCCCGGGCACCCGCCTTGGCCCACGCGCGATCCGCGAAGCCAGCGCGCTGCAGTCGCCCGATGCGCCCTATGGCTGGCCGTTCGATGCGCTCAGCGAGCTGGCGATCATCGATTACGGCGACATGGCCTATGACTATGCCAACATCCCCGCCTTTCCCGACACGCTGACCGACCATATCCGCACCATTCTGGCGGCGGATGTGGCCTCGGTTACGTTGGGGGGCGATCACTATATCAGCTTTCCGATCCTCAAGGCCTATGCCGAGAAATACGGGCCGATGTCGCTGTTGCAGTTCGATGCGCATACCGACACCTGGGCCGATGACGACATGAGCCGGGTGGACCATGGCACCATGTTCTACAAGGCGGTGAAGTCGGGGATCGTGGACCCGAAACGCTCGGTCCAGGTGGGCATCCGCACCACCAATGAGGATACGCTGGGTGTCAACATCATCGATGCGCGGGAGGTCTACGAGTCTGGTCCTGCCGCCGTGGCGCAGAAGATCAAGGAGATCATGGGCGACAGCCCCGTTTACCTCAGCTTTGATATCGACGGGCTGGACCCGGCCTTTGCACCGGGTACGGGGACGCCGGTCTGGGGCGGGCTCAGCTCGATTCAAGCACAGATCATCCTGCGCGACATCGCCGGGATCAACATCAAGGGTGGCGATGTGGTCGAGGTTTCTCCGCCCTATGACACCTCGGGCGCGACCGCGATTGCGGGTGCCCATGTGGCAACGCAGATCGTCTGCCTGTTAGGGTGGAACAAGCTGGCATGAAGCGTTCCAAAGGAGCAATCTGGAGCAGTATTGTTTTAGCTGAATTGCCACTGGGGTATTTTGTTGGAGGTCATTTGCAGGAAGCAGACAGGCCTGAATCAGCGTTGCATCTGTTTGAGAAATACTGCGTACGCCTTGCTGATGGAGGCGTCGTGGACCCTGATGGCGAACTTTCAAAAATTGAGCGATCTGACGGGTTAGTCTGGGTCCACCTAGAATCTTTAATGTTGCTGCGTTTGGAAATCCAGCAATGCGAAGTTTCTGACGCGCTTCAGATAATGACTGACCGCGAACGAAAAACTTGGGAGAGAGAAACCAAGGTATGGGTGGAAAATAATCTTATTGGATTTGAAAGTGACGATGAATTTATTCTGAATTCAGTAGACGCCCATCATCTTTGGGTCCGAAACTTTGAGGATCGAGAACAACGCCGTAGCGTCTCGTATTTTCGCTTTGCAGCGGATTCGGAGTCAGAGACATCGTTAATCTTTTCTTATCCAAAAAATGATGATGTTTCGGAAAATTTGCACGAACTTCGAAAGGGTTCGTATAGCAATACTCTGAGGGGCGTTGAGGTAGAAAATGACTGAATTCAATCAACCGGTCAGCGGCAATGATCTGGCGCGGTTCTCGGGGCCGAATACGTTTATGCGCCTGCCCCAGGCAGCCTCGCTGGCGGGGCTGGATGTGGCGGTTCTGGGAATTCCGATGGATATCGGCACCTCGTGGCGATCGGGCACCCGGTTCGGACCCAAACAGATCCGCAGCGAAAGCGCGATGATAAGGCCCTACAACATGGCGACCTCGGCGGCTCCGTTCGACAGCTTGCAAATCGCTGACATCGGGGATCTGGCGATCAACACCTTCTCGCTGGCAGACAGCCTGAGGATCATCAGGGAAAGCTATGATGCAATTCTGGCTAAGAATGTGATCCCCGTGGCGATGGGGGGCGATCATTCGATCACCCTCCCGATCCTGCGGGCCATTGCGGCAAAGCATGGGCCCGTGGCCTTGGTGCATGTGGATGCCCATGCGGATGTGAATGACGAGATGTTCGGCGAGAAAGAGACCCACGGAACCGTCTTCCGCCGCGCCTTTGAAGAGGGGCTGATTGTCCCCGACAAGACCTTTCAGATCGGCATTCGCGGATCGGGCTACGCGGCTTCGGATTTCACCGAGGCCAGGGATTGGGGCTTCCGCCAGTTCCCGGCCTGGGAGTTGTGGCAGCAGAACCTGACTCAGATCGGCTCTCAGATCCGCAAGATCATCGGGGATCATCCGGTCTATGTCACCTATGACATCGACAGCCTGGATCCGGCCTTTGCACCGGGCACGGGTACGCCAGAGATTGCAGGGCTGACCACGCCGCAGGCGTTGCAACTGATCCACGCTTTGCAGGGCGTGAATGTGGTGGGGTGTGACCTGGTCGAGGTCTCACCTCCGTATGACCCCTCCGGCAATACGGCCCTGACGGCAGCTAACCTGATCTATGAGATGCTGTGCATCCTGCCGGGTGTGACGTCACGGTAAACCGGCCCGGAACGGCTTGCCCCGGCGCTTGATCCGCATAGGTTTTCTGCAAGAGGGTAAAGCGGGATGAAAAGAATGGTTCTGTGGGCGGTGATCGCGCTGGTGCTTGGGCTGGGGGCTTACATTCGGCTGGCCCCGTCAATTCCCGCCCGATGGCATGTGGCACCTGTTGCAGAGGTTGATCAGGATTTGCCAAGTGGCGTTCTGCGCGTTGTTGAAACCGGACCGGACGGGTTGCAGCGCCTTGACCTGATCGCCCGCGCCACGCCGCGCACCTCGGTATTGGCAGGTTCGGTCGATGAGGGGATGATCACCTATGTCACCCGCACGAAATGGATCGGTTTTCCCGACTATACCACTGTTCAGCAGGAC contains:
- the mazG gene encoding nucleoside triphosphate pyrophosphohydrolase — protein: MAENPLIHDSDAGIERLLEIMRRLRDPQTGCPWDIEQDFATIAPYTIEEAYEVADAIEREAWDELKGELGDLLFQSVFHAQMAEEAGHFTFQDVVRTMSDKMVNRHPHVFGDESRDKTADQQTLDWETIKAAERSGKEQKGALDGVAANLPALLRAHKLQKRGARVGFDWPDASHVLAKITEEAAELEEARDKMDADALEDEFGDLLFVMVNLGRHLGIEPEAALRRTNVKFTRRFEKVEARLAKRGKTPSQSDLAEMDALWDEVKIEEHRANGKLPPVDAMAAPRNG
- a CDS encoding M20 aminoacylase family protein; translated protein: MPVVNRIADFTADMTRWRQYLHTIPELEFECFETAAFVAERLREFGVDELHEGIAKTGMVAIINGQGDGPTIGLRADMDALPITEETGVEYASKNPGKMHACGHDGHTTMLLGAARYLAETRNFSGRVALIFQPAEEEGGGAGVMVEEGIMERFDISQVYGIHNDPGNPEGAFYTTPGPIMAAVDTFEIHIQGVGGHGAMPHQTCDPVMAACGIAQAIQTIVSRNHHAVEDLVVSVTQIHAGTVNNVIPDTAYLNGTVRTFDPSVQKMVMERMKQIVQGQAASYGVEARLEYQEGYPATINDAEKAAFAADVAREVSGPERVVDTMGREMGAEDFSYMLQSRPGAYLFLGQGEGAGLHHPKYNFNDDIAPVGASFFARIVEKAQPLG
- the speB gene encoding agmatinase, which produces MALEDAKNQVDEAFTNPDLKGLSYENTFGGATSFLRRLYTKDLTSADIAVTGVPFDQAVTNRPGTRLGPRAIREASALQSPDAPYGWPFDALSELAIIDYGDMAYDYANIPAFPDTLTDHIRTILAADVASVTLGGDHYISFPILKAYAEKYGPMSLLQFDAHTDTWADDDMSRVDHGTMFYKAVKSGIVDPKRSVQVGIRTTNEDTLGVNIIDAREVYESGPAAVAQKIKEIMGDSPVYLSFDIDGLDPAFAPGTGTPVWGGLSSIQAQIILRDIAGINIKGGDVVEVSPPYDTSGATAIAGAHVATQIVCLLGWNKLA
- the speB gene encoding agmatinase: MTEFNQPVSGNDLARFSGPNTFMRLPQAASLAGLDVAVLGIPMDIGTSWRSGTRFGPKQIRSESAMIRPYNMATSAAPFDSLQIADIGDLAINTFSLADSLRIIRESYDAILAKNVIPVAMGGDHSITLPILRAIAAKHGPVALVHVDAHADVNDEMFGEKETHGTVFRRAFEEGLIVPDKTFQIGIRGSGYAASDFTEARDWGFRQFPAWELWQQNLTQIGSQIRKIIGDHPVYVTYDIDSLDPAFAPGTGTPEIAGLTTPQALQLIHALQGVNVVGCDLVEVSPPYDPSGNTALTAANLIYEMLCILPGVTSR
- a CDS encoding DUF1499 domain-containing protein, giving the protein MKRMVLWAVIALVLGLGAYIRLAPSIPARWHVAPVAEVDQDLPSGVLRVVETGPDGLQRLDLIARATPRTSVLAGSVDEGMITYVTRTKWIGFPDYTTVQQDGDTQRIHGRLRFGRRDFGVNKARVDGWLGKM